From Paenibacillus polymyxa, the proteins below share one genomic window:
- a CDS encoding aspartate aminotransferase family protein: MYILIWRGNIVHTLTKERFRYGKGITLIDDSGKEYLDGVSGTFNLSLGYNHPHVVSKVQEQVANLAHMSSSFTEPYVEEVLDHLIQYAPNGIDAGWMRDITGSTANECAVKLAQKYTGATDIISLHLSHHGQTQFATGISGNAFRRKNFPNSTAAYSLHVPAPYCYRCPFNSSPDKCGHHCIEAISDAIEYASSGSVACMIIEPILGNGGNIIPPAGYFKRLRQLCDEHGMILIADEVQTGIGRTGYMFASELFDIQPDIITLAKGLGGIGVPVAAVLMQSRLDVLEKHEHSFTSGSNLISVTAAKSTLEVVSEPGFLEAVRSKGNLLGSLLTEIADKHDCIGEARGVGLMWGLEIVDEDDGPDAVKSNGIIDRAFEEQQLILRGSRYGYGNVVKVRPSLTATEDEIVEIVKRLDTVLATLH; encoded by the coding sequence ATGTATATTCTGATATGGAGGGGAAATATCGTGCATACCTTGACCAAAGAACGTTTCAGATACGGAAAAGGCATTACTTTGATTGACGATTCAGGTAAGGAGTATTTGGATGGCGTATCTGGCACCTTCAATCTGTCGCTCGGTTATAATCACCCTCATGTCGTCTCCAAAGTACAGGAGCAAGTCGCCAATCTTGCCCACATGTCTTCATCCTTTACCGAGCCTTACGTTGAAGAAGTCCTAGACCATCTAATCCAATATGCCCCGAACGGCATCGATGCCGGGTGGATGAGAGATATTACCGGCTCCACGGCGAATGAATGTGCTGTGAAACTGGCCCAGAAATATACCGGAGCAACTGATATCATCAGCCTGCATCTGTCACATCATGGACAGACCCAGTTCGCAACAGGCATTTCCGGTAATGCCTTTCGCCGCAAGAATTTTCCCAATTCAACTGCGGCATATTCTCTGCATGTGCCTGCCCCCTACTGCTATCGTTGTCCCTTTAATTCTTCACCAGACAAGTGTGGTCATCACTGTATTGAAGCCATATCGGACGCCATTGAATATGCAAGCTCAGGCTCTGTGGCCTGCATGATTATTGAACCCATTCTGGGCAACGGAGGTAACATCATCCCGCCTGCAGGATATTTCAAGCGCCTCCGTCAGTTATGCGACGAGCATGGGATGATTCTGATTGCTGACGAAGTGCAGACTGGGATTGGGCGGACAGGCTACATGTTCGCAAGTGAGCTGTTTGACATCCAACCGGATATTATTACTCTTGCCAAGGGTTTGGGCGGCATTGGTGTCCCGGTTGCGGCGGTCTTGATGCAGTCTCGTCTCGATGTCCTGGAGAAGCATGAGCATTCCTTTACCTCGGGCAGCAATCTGATCTCGGTCACGGCAGCCAAATCCACGCTGGAGGTTGTAAGCGAACCCGGTTTTCTGGAAGCCGTCCGGTCCAAAGGAAACCTGCTCGGATCCCTGCTGACCGAGATAGCTGACAAGCATGATTGCATTGGTGAGGCTCGTGGCGTCGGACTGATGTGGGGACTGGAAATTGTAGACGAGGACGATGGCCCGGATGCAGTGAAAAGCAATGGAATTATCGATCGTGCATTTGAGGAACAGCAATTAATCCTCAGAGGTTCCCGTTACGGTTATGGCAACGTGGTCAAAGTGAGACCTTCTCTCACGGCTACAGAAGATGAGATTGTCGAAATTGTTAAACGGCTTGACACCGTTCTTGCTACCCTTCACTAA